Below is a window of Vanessa tameamea isolate UH-Manoa-2023 chromosome 11, ilVanTame1 primary haplotype, whole genome shotgun sequence DNA.
GAAAATAATCCAGATTACAAAAATGCTACGAGCATCCATGAGTTTACAGTGAAAAACATCAAAGGAGAAGAGATTAAACTTGATGTATATAAAGGTCATGTTTGTATCATTGTCAATGTTGCGTCCCAGTGTGGTCTTACAGCGAACAATTACAAACAACTCAATGAACTTTATGATCAATATGCTGAAAGCAAGGGTGAgccttaaatttataatacagccaagaataaataaacaacaaaactcAAAATATCTGTATTGTAAGAAAAgctaatttgttatatattttaacttttttatatttattattttgtgtaggACTACGCATTTTGGCATTCCCATGTAACCAATTTGCTGGTCAAGAGCCTGGAAATTCTGAAGAAATAGTTTGCTTTGCAAGTGACAGAAAGGTCAAATTTGATTTGTTTGAAAAGATTGATGTCAATGGTGATTCAGCACACCCATTGTGGAAATTTTTGAAGGTAAGTTTAATATAGCTGTTATCTTCAAGATAATAACAGATCGTATTGTAtatctttcaatttatttaaatgataaagtgtacattaaatttttagagtaaccgaataaataaatttaaaataagaaatgtttttggagaattgtcttgaaaaattttaagtttttaactgcaagtatttaaattatccaATTGTAATCACTTTCAAGTATAAGAGGAATAACTAACAAATGACTATGATAATATTGTGCTTAAATTTCTTGGTATAGGTTGGTAGGCATAAATATCAAATGCATGCACTTTTTGATATGGTATGtatcaaaaagttttatattcaatttaatgtcaatatctttaaaataaaatgctataacatcctttttgtttgttaatacaCCTTATCTGATAGTactaatctataaataaataaaaatcaataaagccTTTACTCAATTTGCACATTAACTATTCACATGAATTGGTCATGTATTCCTTATTGATCTTTAATAACCCTGAATTTCTATTGTTGGCTATAATTTGTAACTTAGTAACATTATATTTGCTtggtttaatatacatatatagtcttAAAATCAATACTATTGATGATTGCCTTAagatatccttttttttttcagaataaacAAGGAGGTACTTTGGGCAGTTTTATTAAATggaattttactaaatttattgttgataaaaatgGAACCCCTGTTGAAAGACATGGCCCAAATACTGATCCATTAGACTTAGTAAAGTCTCTTGAAAAATATTGGTAAAGTTATTAGTGACATTCCACAAAATCAATAATGTCATTGTAGCACTTATTTAATAAGCTATCtgttttgtaatgaaatattgatttggatatatataatgaatatccAAAGTTAATGcactgtatatttattgttaaggtTTTtgttaaagcaataaataaataattaagatatatttttcagaattatttttatttaattcatacacTAGTCACCTGTATTATGTTCAAACAAGTAAAAGATTGATTTGTTCATAATTTGCTAATATGTTGTAAAACTTGCTGAGAATTTAGAcaggcttttatttaaatatcttgtaaaatttCTCATAATACTGTTTTGAATTGCAAAGTGCAATTATTATctattcaaaacaataaatccaataatctattaaaatgtatatgatatatcaataccaataacaatttacttaataactattaaattgaattatagtTACGTTTATTTTTCCTATTTACTGGCAACTTTCTACAACAAATACATGTAGAATGTACTAGATATAGACTgagagccagtgatcggcagacttacggtatagtagcaagctccatattactgccaggtatactgcttcacctgctgTTGGTGATatggaggttcactattcccatcgagggttcctttgagcGTACCATGGAGtcgaaaagcataaaaattgactttcaaaacgtgatcgCAGCAAGTCTGCccttttgatatcttaaaatatgtaaaaaaatatttagaaaacttCAATGGCACACACTTACTCCGGTtccttctatattttttataatttcaaagctacttaaatttgac
It encodes the following:
- the LOC113402504 gene encoding uncharacterized protein LOC113402504; protein product: MTNCLFKCTSESTGRSWNYNNKFLINNMTIGFRTISRLVVPAFGNLFCLARVQLSTINMAENNPDYKNATSIHEFTVKNIKGEEIKLDVYKGHVCIIVNVASQCGLTANNYKQLNELYDQYAESKGLRILAFPCNQFAGQEPGNSEEIVCFASDRKVKFDLFEKIDVNGDSAHPLWKFLKNKQGGTLGSFIKWNFTKFIVDKNGTPVERHGPNTDPLDLVKSLEKYW